Proteins encoded within one genomic window of Solibaculum mannosilyticum:
- a CDS encoding 4Fe-4S dicluster domain-containing protein codes for MDEITDIIQIKNEVLKKVCEYAYEGTLEEHVDQIPFEIIKGITPRFRCCVYREREIIRQRVRLAMGKLPADSVYTDLDPSQVVHVIPCACEGCPIARYTVTDNCQSCLAQKCIKACRFGAIYKTPKGAVIDPKKCKKCGKCYEACPYHAIVDMERPCKRACPVNAISIDDNDIAIIDKKKCINCGACVVGCPFGAISDLSMVANVIKEILDPSVRVYAIIAPAVEGQFGQDISLGKIMAATKLLGFDDVYEVALGADAVAYNESQELLERYEKGEKMTSSCCPSFVNLIEQHFPDLKPYVSTTVPPMVAAAQYVKSLDPEGIVVFIGPCITKKSDVLSHYIDQIQYVLTFEELLAMFQTKQINPAQMEISAEEDATSYGKGFAKSGGVAAAVLRAIDELGETPELNVVRCNGVQECMKTLRLLKAGRLSEDFIEGMGCVGGCIAGPASIKEPAEVRRGFDKFADNNNHNIIATNKEKKLDQLHLHQH; via the coding sequence GTGGACGAGATCACAGATATCATTCAAATTAAAAATGAAGTGTTGAAAAAGGTGTGCGAATACGCGTATGAGGGGACGCTGGAAGAACATGTCGACCAGATTCCCTTTGAGATCATCAAGGGAATTACCCCCCGGTTCCGTTGCTGCGTGTACCGTGAGAGGGAAATTATCCGTCAGCGTGTCCGGCTGGCCATGGGTAAACTGCCGGCTGACTCGGTGTACACCGATCTGGACCCTTCCCAAGTTGTGCATGTGATTCCCTGCGCCTGTGAGGGCTGTCCCATCGCCCGGTATACGGTGACCGACAACTGTCAGTCCTGCCTGGCTCAGAAATGTATTAAAGCCTGCCGTTTTGGCGCTATTTATAAGACGCCCAAAGGTGCAGTTATCGATCCGAAAAAGTGCAAAAAATGCGGCAAGTGCTATGAGGCATGTCCTTATCACGCCATTGTGGATATGGAACGTCCTTGCAAGCGTGCGTGCCCGGTCAATGCCATTTCCATCGATGACAACGACATCGCCATCATCGACAAGAAAAAGTGCATCAACTGCGGAGCCTGCGTGGTAGGATGCCCCTTTGGAGCCATCTCCGATCTTTCCATGGTGGCCAATGTCATCAAGGAAATTCTGGATCCCAGCGTCCGGGTATACGCCATCATAGCCCCGGCGGTGGAAGGCCAGTTTGGCCAGGATATTTCTCTGGGCAAAATTATGGCCGCTACCAAACTGCTGGGTTTTGACGATGTATATGAAGTGGCCTTGGGTGCCGACGCTGTGGCTTACAACGAGTCCCAGGAGCTTCTGGAACGCTACGAGAAGGGCGAAAAGATGACCTCTTCCTGCTGTCCCTCGTTTGTCAACCTCATCGAACAGCATTTCCCGGATCTTAAACCCTATGTGTCGACTACCGTTCCGCCTATGGTGGCTGCCGCCCAGTACGTCAAGTCACTGGATCCAGAAGGTATCGTTGTATTTATCGGCCCGTGCATCACCAAGAAATCCGATGTACTCAGCCACTACATCGACCAGATCCAATATGTCCTGACTTTTGAGGAACTGCTGGCCATGTTCCAGACCAAGCAGATCAATCCCGCTCAGATGGAGATTTCCGCGGAAGAGGATGCCACCAGCTATGGAAAAGGATTTGCAAAATCCGGAGGCGTGGCAGCCGCTGTACTTCGGGCCATCGATGAGCTGGGTGAGACACCGGAACTCAATGTGGTTCGCTGTAACGGCGTCCAGGAATGCATGAAGACCTTACGTCTGCTGAAAGCAGGCCGTCTCAGTGAGGATTTCATCGAAGGCATGGGTTGTGTGGGTGGCTGTATCGCAGGTCCGGCATCCATCAAGGAACCTGCGGAAGTCCGCCGCGGTTTTGATAAGTTTGCCGATAACAATAATCATAATATCATTGCAACCAACAAAGAGAAAAAGTTGGATCAGCTGCATCTTCATCAGCATTAA
- a CDS encoding SpoIIE family protein phosphatase, translated as MSDRIYIDASYKSLNKYTEELCGDRVEILRTKDRALVVLSDGLGSGVKANILSTLTSKIISTMISNGATLEDTVDTIVHTLPVCQVRKMAYSTFSILQIEYATHEAYLVEFDSPSCIFIRDGQVMQLNYEDRVIAGKNIREVRFKVQVDDVLALLSDGVIYAGIGGLLNLGWDWDNVSAYMASHVDTEKTSARLTTLLCEACDDLYEHCPGDDTTVATVRIIPEQEVSLFSGPPKNRADDDRLVVDFMATEGQKIVCGGSSANLLCRVLDREIVTQLDYVNPDVPPIATIEGIDLVTEGVLTLRRTAEIVRAFLDNPTDRTVLDQIDENHGAAMIAKILLEECTHLHLFIGTAINPAHQNPNLPEDLSIKLRILDDLYGLMQRAGKIVTRKFY; from the coding sequence ATGAGTGATCGGATTTACATTGACGCTTCCTATAAGAGTTTAAATAAATACACCGAAGAGCTGTGCGGAGACCGCGTTGAGATTTTAAGGACAAAGGATCGCGCGTTGGTGGTCCTGTCGGACGGTTTAGGCAGCGGCGTCAAGGCCAACATTCTCTCCACCCTGACTTCCAAGATCATCTCCACCATGATCAGCAACGGTGCGACTCTGGAAGATACGGTGGATACCATTGTCCACACCCTGCCGGTATGCCAGGTGCGCAAGATGGCCTATTCCACCTTTTCCATCCTGCAAATCGAGTACGCCACCCATGAGGCCTATCTGGTGGAGTTTGACAGTCCCAGCTGCATTTTTATCCGGGATGGACAGGTCATGCAGCTCAACTATGAGGACCGCGTGATTGCCGGTAAGAATATCCGGGAAGTGCGGTTTAAGGTGCAGGTGGACGACGTACTGGCCCTGTTGAGCGACGGCGTCATTTACGCCGGCATCGGCGGCCTGCTCAATCTGGGATGGGACTGGGACAACGTGTCGGCTTATATGGCCTCTCATGTGGATACCGAAAAGACATCGGCCCGTCTGACCACCTTGCTGTGCGAAGCCTGCGACGACCTGTATGAACACTGTCCCGGCGACGATACCACCGTCGCCACCGTGCGCATTATCCCGGAACAGGAAGTAAGCCTCTTCTCCGGGCCGCCCAAGAACAGGGCGGATGACGACCGGTTGGTGGTGGATTTTATGGCCACCGAAGGCCAAAAGATTGTGTGCGGCGGCTCCAGCGCCAACCTGTTATGCCGGGTATTGGACCGTGAGATCGTCACCCAGCTGGATTATGTCAATCCCGATGTTCCACCCATCGCCACCATTGAAGGCATCGACCTGGTAACCGAAGGAGTCTTGACCCTGCGCAGGACGGCGGAGATCGTCCGGGCGTTTTTGGACAATCCGACCGACCGAACCGTGCTGGATCAGATTGACGAAAACCACGGCGCTGCTATGATCGCCAAGATCCTGTTGGAAGAGTGTACCCATCTGCATCTGTTTATTGGAACTGCAATCAACCCCGCCCATCAGAACCCCAATTTGCCGGAAGATTTGAGCATCAAGCTGCGCATTCTGGATGATCTGTATGGCCTGATGCAGCGGGCAGGAAAAATAGTCACCCGTAAATTTTATTGA
- a CDS encoding [Fe-Fe] hydrogenase large subunit C-terminal domain-containing protein codes for MGLIDVKEANCKNCYRCLKGCLVKSLKYQNNKVEVIEQQCVLCGHCIVTCEQKAKILVNDVDRVKRMAKDPDCKTVVSLAPSFIAAYGLENQGKVVAALKRLGFDYVEETSIGAYYVTLAYRKMVEEQKRDVILTTCCPTVNLYVTKYFPNLTHVLAPAVSPMVAHGQLIKKHYGPDTKVVFIGPCVSKLDESEHSPDVDGALTFGQVNEWMEQEGIFLESQEPEPFDRHSNYSRIYPVQEGILRDLQRTAPANDRYDYLSVSGLKNVKDLLGEIQSGQIHDCFIEVNACNDACINGPMMPTHHKKVHSGRLQVQQYAGRATAELEPEVPESIYRTFTPEAVKSEIPGHDTIRSILAQIGKPTEEQELNCGSCGYPTCKDKAIAVYQGKAQLYMCMPYMYDISQTLANVTLSATPNYIIAVDETMKIKEFNLAAQELFKVSRSEALQQYLFDFIDPSDFEEVIRTKQSIYNKKVRYDDLGISTEQTIVYVQDQNLAIGIFQDITKEEKASEQAYQRKLHSVEMAQKVIDKQMVVAQEIASLLGETTAETKVTLNNLKRLIEDGNDNE; via the coding sequence ATGGGCCTGATTGATGTAAAGGAGGCCAATTGTAAAAACTGTTATCGCTGCCTGAAGGGCTGTCTGGTAAAGTCCTTAAAGTATCAAAACAACAAAGTGGAAGTGATTGAACAGCAGTGTGTACTGTGCGGCCACTGCATCGTCACCTGCGAGCAGAAGGCTAAGATTCTGGTCAACGACGTGGATCGCGTCAAACGTATGGCCAAAGACCCGGATTGCAAGACGGTGGTTAGTTTAGCGCCGTCCTTTATCGCGGCCTACGGCCTGGAAAACCAGGGAAAGGTGGTTGCCGCCTTAAAACGCCTGGGATTTGATTATGTGGAGGAAACCAGCATCGGCGCCTACTATGTGACGCTTGCCTATCGCAAAATGGTGGAGGAGCAGAAACGGGACGTCATTTTGACCACCTGCTGTCCCACTGTGAACTTATATGTAACCAAATATTTTCCCAATTTGACTCATGTGCTGGCGCCTGCGGTATCGCCCATGGTGGCCCACGGCCAGCTCATTAAAAAGCATTACGGCCCGGATACGAAGGTTGTCTTTATAGGGCCCTGCGTCTCCAAGCTGGACGAAAGTGAACACAGTCCCGATGTGGACGGCGCCCTCACCTTCGGCCAGGTCAACGAGTGGATGGAGCAGGAGGGCATCTTCCTGGAGTCCCAGGAACCGGAACCCTTTGACCGCCACTCCAATTATTCTCGTATTTACCCGGTCCAGGAAGGCATTCTGCGGGATCTGCAGAGGACTGCCCCGGCCAATGACCGCTATGATTATTTAAGCGTCAGTGGGCTGAAAAACGTCAAGGATCTGCTGGGAGAGATTCAGTCCGGCCAGATTCACGACTGCTTTATTGAAGTGAATGCCTGCAATGACGCCTGTATCAACGGTCCCATGATGCCCACCCATCACAAGAAGGTGCACAGCGGCCGTCTCCAGGTGCAGCAGTATGCCGGCAGAGCCACGGCTGAACTGGAACCGGAAGTTCCGGAGTCCATTTATCGGACCTTTACCCCGGAAGCGGTCAAGAGTGAGATTCCCGGCCACGATACCATCCGCAGTATCCTGGCCCAGATCGGCAAACCCACCGAGGAGCAGGAACTCAACTGCGGAAGCTGCGGATATCCCACCTGTAAGGACAAGGCCATCGCCGTCTACCAGGGCAAGGCTCAGCTCTATATGTGCATGCCCTACATGTATGACATCTCCCAAACACTGGCCAATGTCACATTGAGCGCCACACCCAATTACATCATCGCTGTGGACGAGACCATGAAGATCAAGGAGTTCAATCTGGCGGCACAGGAACTGTTTAAAGTGAGCCGTTCCGAGGCCCTTCAGCAGTATCTTTTCGACTTTATTGATCCCAGCGATTTTGAGGAGGTCATCCGCACCAAACAGAGCATTTACAATAAAAAGGTGCGGTACGACGATTTAGGCATTTCTACAGAACAGACCATTGTGTATGTCCAGGATCAGAATTTGGCCATCGGCATTTTCCAGGACATCACCAAAGAGGAGAAGGCATCGGAACAAGCCTATCAGAGGAAACTCCATTCGGTGGAAATGGCGCAGAAGGTTATCGATAAGCAGATGGTGGTAGCACAGGAAATCGCCAGCCTCCTGGGTGAGACCACCGCAGAGACTAAGGTAACCCTCAACAATCTCAAGAGACTAATTGAGGATGGAAACGACAATGAGTGA
- a CDS encoding (2Fe-2S) ferredoxin domain-containing protein, with translation MDILVCIGSSCHLKGSRLVIQRLDELIKEKGLEQKLTLKGSFCMGQCANDGIAVKCQDQVYNLKPEGVDEFFENTILTKI, from the coding sequence ATGGACATTCTCGTTTGCATCGGAAGTTCTTGTCATCTGAAGGGATCTCGTCTGGTCATCCAGCGCCTGGACGAGCTCATCAAAGAAAAGGGCCTGGAGCAAAAGTTGACGTTAAAGGGTTCGTTCTGCATGGGGCAGTGCGCCAACGACGGCATCGCCGTAAAATGCCAGGATCAAGTGTACAATTTGAAGCCGGAGGGTGTGGACGAATTTTTTGAAAACACCATTCTGACTAAAATCTAA
- a CDS encoding acyl-CoA thioesterase: MEELKPKRVSDSKTEQIQIIMPQHINGYDRLFGGQLVEWIDVVACVAARRHSGRNVTTLSIDYLHFKAPAHANETVVLIARVTYVGRTSMEVRVDTFVESLSGERKSVNKAYLTIVALDEHEQPVPVPSLILETDEQKAEWEAGKRRREQRKKYKPE, from the coding sequence ATGGAAGAACTCAAACCAAAACGGGTATCGGATTCCAAAACCGAACAGATCCAAATCATCATGCCCCAGCACATCAACGGCTATGACCGCTTGTTCGGCGGACAGTTGGTGGAGTGGATCGACGTAGTGGCCTGTGTGGCGGCACGGCGTCATTCGGGGCGCAATGTCACTACGTTGTCCATCGACTACCTTCACTTCAAAGCCCCTGCTCACGCCAATGAGACGGTAGTACTTATCGCCCGGGTGACCTATGTGGGCCGGACTTCCATGGAAGTCCGGGTGGATACCTTTGTGGAATCCCTTTCCGGAGAACGCAAGTCGGTCAATAAGGCTTACCTGACCATTGTAGCGTTGGACGAACATGAACAGCCTGTGCCTGTCCCCTCCCTGATCCTGGAGACCGATGAGCAGAAGGCCGAATGGGAAGCCGGTAAACGGCGTCGGGAACAACGCAAAAAGTATAAGCCCGAATAG
- the adhE gene encoding bifunctional acetaldehyde-CoA/alcohol dehydrogenase: MTAQVPAETNLVDSVDALVAKMAQVREAQRKFSTFTQEQVDQIFFAAAMAANQQRIPLAKMAVEETGMGVVEDKVIKNHYASEYIYNKYRDTKTCGVLERDPAYGTATIAEPVGIVAAVIPTTNPTSTAIFKALLALKTRNGIVISPHPRAKKCTIAAAKVVLDAAVKAGAPENIIAWIDVPSLDLTNEVMRSADLILATGGPGMVKAAYSSGKPAIGVGPGNTPAIIDETADVIMAVNSIIHSKTFDNGMICASEQSVILVDAIYEQAKAEFIKRGCYVLNPDETEKVRKTILINGSLNAKIVGQSAYRIARLAGISVPEDTKILIGPVESVELEEEFAHEKLSPVLAMYRAKDFDDAVEKAERLVADGGYGHTSSLYIDAVSQTDKIQKFTEAMKTCRILINTPSSQGGIGDLYNFKLAPSLTLGCGSWGGNSVSENVGVKHLLNIKTVAERRENMLWFRAPEKVYFKKGCLPVALDELKTVMGKKKAFVVTDSFLFQNGYTKPITDKLDEMGITHTTFFDVEPDPTLACAKQGAEAMRDFGPDCIIAIGGGSAMDAAKIMWVLYEHPEVDFMDMAMRFMDIRKRVYTFPKMGEKAYFVAIPTSAGTGSEVTPFAVITDEETGVKYPLADYELLPKMAIIDADLMMNAPKGLTSASGIDALTHSLEAYASMMATSYTDGLALQAMKSIFTYLPRAYENGANDPEAREKMAEASTMAGMAFANAFLGVCHSMAHKLGAFHHLAHGVANALLITDVMRFNAAETPRKMGTFPQYQYPHTLDRYVECAEFLGIQGSSKEEKFENFLKAIEELKAKVGIKKTIKDYGVDEKYFLDTLDDMVEKAFDDQCTGANPRYPLMSEIKEMYLKAYYGKETV, from the coding sequence ATGACCGCACAAGTCCCGGCTGAAACCAACCTGGTCGACAGTGTGGATGCCCTGGTAGCCAAGATGGCTCAGGTCAGAGAAGCCCAGAGAAAGTTCTCCACCTTCACCCAAGAGCAAGTGGATCAGATCTTCTTTGCGGCCGCTATGGCAGCCAATCAGCAGCGCATTCCGCTGGCCAAGATGGCGGTAGAAGAGACGGGGATGGGTGTCGTTGAAGACAAAGTAATCAAGAACCATTATGCTTCCGAATATATCTACAATAAATATAGGGATACCAAGACCTGCGGCGTCTTAGAGCGGGATCCGGCTTATGGGACAGCCACCATCGCCGAACCGGTAGGCATTGTAGCAGCGGTAATTCCCACCACCAATCCTACATCCACCGCTATCTTTAAGGCGCTTCTGGCGCTGAAGACCCGTAATGGCATTGTCATCAGTCCCCATCCCCGGGCAAAGAAATGCACCATCGCCGCCGCCAAGGTGGTTTTGGATGCCGCCGTCAAAGCAGGGGCTCCGGAAAACATCATTGCGTGGATCGACGTACCGTCCCTGGATTTGACCAATGAAGTCATGCGCAGCGCCGATCTGATCTTGGCCACCGGCGGTCCCGGCATGGTCAAGGCGGCGTACTCCTCGGGCAAACCGGCCATCGGCGTAGGCCCGGGCAATACGCCCGCCATCATCGACGAGACAGCCGACGTCATCATGGCCGTCAACTCCATCATTCATTCCAAGACCTTTGACAATGGTATGATCTGTGCCTCTGAACAGTCGGTTATCCTGGTGGACGCCATTTATGAGCAGGCGAAAGCCGAATTTATCAAACGCGGCTGTTACGTACTCAATCCCGATGAGACGGAAAAGGTAAGGAAAACCATTTTAATCAACGGATCCCTCAACGCCAAAATTGTAGGACAATCGGCTTACCGTATCGCCCGGCTGGCCGGAATCTCGGTGCCGGAAGACACCAAGATCCTCATCGGCCCGGTGGAGAGCGTAGAGCTGGAAGAAGAATTCGCCCATGAGAAGCTGTCGCCCGTGCTTGCCATGTACCGCGCCAAGGACTTTGACGATGCCGTCGAGAAGGCCGAACGTCTGGTAGCCGACGGCGGTTATGGACATACTTCTTCGCTGTACATCGACGCAGTAAGTCAAACCGATAAAATCCAGAAATTTACCGAAGCCATGAAGACCTGCCGTATTCTTATCAATACCCCGTCCTCCCAGGGCGGCATCGGCGATCTTTACAACTTCAAATTGGCTCCATCGCTGACATTGGGCTGCGGCTCCTGGGGCGGCAACTCGGTTTCGGAAAACGTGGGTGTCAAACATCTGCTCAACATCAAGACGGTGGCCGAGAGGAGAGAGAATATGCTGTGGTTTAGAGCCCCGGAAAAGGTGTACTTCAAGAAGGGCTGCCTGCCGGTGGCTTTGGATGAACTGAAAACCGTCATGGGCAAGAAAAAGGCCTTTGTGGTCACCGACTCTTTCCTCTTCCAGAACGGCTATACCAAACCCATCACCGACAAGCTGGACGAGATGGGCATCACCCATACAACCTTCTTCGACGTAGAGCCCGATCCCACCCTGGCCTGTGCCAAACAGGGCGCTGAAGCCATGCGCGATTTTGGCCCCGACTGCATTATCGCGATAGGCGGCGGATCGGCTATGGATGCCGCCAAGATCATGTGGGTGCTGTATGAGCATCCCGAGGTGGACTTCATGGATATGGCCATGCGCTTTATGGATATCCGCAAGAGGGTCTATACCTTCCCCAAGATGGGGGAAAAGGCCTATTTTGTGGCCATTCCTACCTCGGCGGGTACCGGTTCGGAGGTCACTCCCTTTGCCGTCATCACCGACGAGGAGACCGGCGTCAAGTATCCCCTGGCCGACTACGAGCTGCTTCCTAAGATGGCTATTATAGATGCCGATCTCATGATGAATGCTCCCAAGGGTCTGACTTCAGCATCGGGTATCGACGCCCTGACCCACTCTTTGGAGGCATACGCTTCTATGATGGCCACTAGTTATACCGACGGCCTTGCCCTCCAGGCCATGAAGAGCATCTTTACCTATCTGCCCAGGGCCTATGAAAATGGGGCAAACGATCCCGAGGCCCGGGAGAAGATGGCAGAAGCATCCACCATGGCCGGTATGGCCTTTGCCAACGCCTTCCTGGGAGTGTGCCATTCCATGGCCCATAAGCTGGGAGCCTTCCATCACCTGGCCCACGGCGTGGCCAATGCCCTGCTCATTACCGACGTCATGCGCTTTAACGCCGCCGAGACGCCTCGCAAGATGGGCACCTTCCCTCAGTATCAATACCCCCATACTTTGGACCGCTATGTGGAATGTGCCGAGTTCTTAGGCATTCAGGGAAGTTCCAAGGAAGAGAAATTTGAAAACTTCCTCAAAGCCATTGAGGAGCTCAAGGCCAAGGTAGGCATCAAGAAGACCATCAAAGATTACGGCGTAGACGAGAAGTACTTCCTGGATACGCTGGACGACATGGTAGAAAAGGCCTTCGATGACCAGTGCACCGGAGCCAATCCCCGGTATCCGTTGATGAGCGAGATCAAGGAGATGTATCTCAAAGCCTATTACGGCAAGGAAACCGTTTAA
- a CDS encoding recombinase family protein, which yields MTANTYKPEQITALYARLSQEDALDGDSNSIVNQKAVLTKYASDNGFTNPVFFIDDGVSGVTFDRPNFNRMIAEIEAGNVATVIVKDMSRLGRDYLKVGYYTEIFFVERDVRYIAINDGVDSAKGDNDFTPFRNLFNDFYAKDTSKKVRAIKRAQGMAGEHLTKPPYGYKVDPNDRKKWIVDEEAAVVVKRIFDLCVAGKGPMQIAKILTADKVLTTKAHYAKQKGKVLPENPYSWNESTIVAVLERMDYCGHTVNFKSYSKSHKLKRRIPTTKEQQAIFRNTHEAIVEEAVFERVQELRANKRRPTKAERQGMFSGLVFCADCGSKLHFATCKSFDGSQDNYRCARYKSNTGDCTAHFIREEVLRKIVLNRIFAVTAMFYEDITAFMELIQKQRFDEAEKDMKRKRREVGQARKRIAELDRIFKRIYEDDINGTISHERFLKLSAEYEAEQKELTEKVKAEQQEVDTYEQNKNDFDSFAAVIRKYVGITELTPTIVNEFIKKIVVHTPEKIDGKRFQKVDIVFNFVGEIHLPTDPQTEQKETNKQEKTA from the coding sequence ATGACAGCAAATACATATAAGCCCGAACAGATAACAGCATTATATGCCCGTTTAAGTCAAGAGGACGCATTGGACGGGGACAGCAACAGTATTGTCAATCAAAAAGCAGTTTTAACAAAATACGCTTCGGATAACGGCTTTACAAATCCGGTATTTTTCATTGATGACGGCGTTTCCGGTGTGACTTTTGACAGACCGAATTTTAACCGTATGATTGCAGAGATTGAAGCCGGAAATGTGGCGACAGTCATTGTCAAGGATATGTCCCGCTTGGGGCGTGATTATCTGAAAGTCGGCTACTATACGGAAATCTTTTTCGTGGAAAGAGATGTGCGCTATATCGCAATCAATGACGGCGTGGACAGCGCAAAGGGCGACAATGATTTTACCCCTTTCCGAAATCTGTTCAACGATTTTTACGCCAAAGATACCAGTAAAAAGGTAAGGGCAATCAAGCGGGCGCAGGGCATGGCAGGGGAACATCTGACAAAGCCGCCCTATGGCTATAAGGTAGACCCCAACGACAGAAAGAAATGGATTGTGGACGAAGAAGCCGCCGTTGTGGTAAAGCGTATTTTTGATTTATGTGTTGCCGGAAAAGGTCCTATGCAGATAGCAAAAATTCTGACGGCTGACAAGGTGCTTACCACCAAAGCCCACTATGCAAAACAAAAGGGCAAGGTGCTTCCGGAAAATCCGTACAGTTGGAATGAAAGCACGATTGTAGCAGTTTTGGAACGCATGGACTACTGTGGGCATACGGTAAACTTCAAAAGCTATTCCAAATCCCACAAGCTGAAAAGGCGTATTCCCACCACAAAGGAACAGCAAGCGATTTTCCGCAATACACATGAAGCAATCGTTGAAGAAGCTGTCTTTGAACGGGTACAGGAATTAAGGGCAAATAAACGCCGCCCCACAAAGGCAGAACGGCAGGGAATGTTTTCCGGCTTAGTATTCTGTGCGGATTGTGGAAGTAAACTGCACTTTGCCACCTGCAAGAGCTTTGACGGTTCACAAGACAACTACCGCTGTGCAAGATATAAAAGCAATACAGGAGATTGTACGGCTCACTTCATCAGAGAAGAAGTCCTGCGGAAAATCGTTCTCAATCGGATATTTGCCGTAACTGCCATGTTCTATGAGGACATCACTGCTTTTATGGAATTGATACAGAAACAGCGATTTGATGAAGCAGAAAAGGATATGAAACGCAAGCGGCGTGAGGTCGGACAGGCAAGAAAACGAATTGCAGAACTTGACCGGATTTTCAAGCGGATTTATGAGGACGACATCAACGGAACTATCAGCCATGAGCGGTTTTTGAAACTGTCTGCAGAATATGAAGCAGAGCAGAAAGAACTTACAGAAAAGGTAAAGGCAGAACAACAGGAAGTCGATACCTACGAACAGAATAAAAATGACTTTGACAGTTTCGCCGCCGTTATCCGCAAGTATGTGGGAATAACAGAATTAACGCCCACTATCGTCAATGAGTTTATAAAGAAAATCGTTGTCCATACGCCGGAGAAGATAGACGGCAAGCGTTTTCAGAAAGTGGATATTGTCTTTAACTTCGTGGGAGAAATCCATTTGCCGACTGACCCGCAGACGGAACAGAAAGAAACCAATAAACAGGAAAAGACGGCATAG
- a CDS encoding TetR/AcrR family transcriptional regulator — MAQKRQTYHHKDLRNALIETGIQLVSTEGVNAFSLRKVAAACGVSHAAPYSHFQNKEELLEAMQLFITDRFSKQLEITVQKNNNVVEILKDMGIAYVSFFVENPAYFQFLYSQSSIKIDLSLSIPDDQNYKPYIIYKNIVSKLLEQTHYSEEKQNDIIITIWAFIHGVTSLATMNNVNYDNDWREKVIDFMDVFQLSFLDNTGEKI, encoded by the coding sequence ATGGCACAGAAACGACAGACTTATCATCATAAAGACTTGCGAAACGCTTTAATCGAAACAGGTATTCAGCTTGTAAGTACAGAGGGAGTAAATGCTTTTTCTTTGAGAAAGGTAGCTGCGGCGTGTGGTGTCAGCCATGCTGCCCCTTATAGTCATTTTCAAAATAAAGAAGAACTGCTTGAAGCAATGCAATTATTTATCACAGATAGATTTTCTAAACAATTAGAAATTACCGTTCAAAAGAATAATAATGTTGTAGAAATATTGAAAGATATGGGGATAGCCTATGTATCTTTCTTTGTAGAAAATCCTGCTTATTTTCAATTTTTATATTCTCAATCCAGCATAAAAATTGACTTATCGTTATCAATACCAGACGACCAAAACTATAAACCTTATATTATCTATAAAAATATTGTAAGTAAATTATTAGAGCAGACACACTATTCGGAAGAAAAGCAAAATGATATTATCATAACCATTTGGGCTTTTATACATGGTGTTACTTCATTAGCCACCATGAATAATGTAAATTATGATAATGACTGGAGAGAGAAAGTCATTGATTTTATGGACGTTTTTCAACTTTCCTTTTTAGATAATACAGGAGAAAAAATATGA
- a CDS encoding EFR1 family ferrodoxin (N-terminal region resembles flavodoxins. C-terminal ferrodoxin region binds two 4Fe-4S clusters.), whose product MIGIYFSGTGNTKYCLEKFVALYDRNIKITPLEDRDTIEKVTYHKDIIFAYPIYYSNLPKIVRDFICENSDVWKGKRVFIIATMGLFSGDGAGVSARLFERYGAQVWGGLHLKMPDCICDVKALKRTAAQNKQIVIQTEERIKSAVCNLKNGTPTKDGLGFLCHIAGLLGQRLWFYRKTQEYSDKIQIDTDICIKCGKCALVCPMNNLSLSEDKIIADGRCTLCYRCVNQCSKKAITILGKQVIFQHTVSDFH is encoded by the coding sequence ATGATTGGGATTTATTTTAGCGGAACAGGAAATACAAAATATTGTTTGGAAAAGTTTGTTGCTCTATATGATAGGAACATTAAAATAACTCCTTTAGAAGATAGAGATACAATAGAAAAAGTTACATACCATAAAGACATCATTTTTGCTTATCCAATCTATTACAGCAATCTGCCTAAAATTGTACGGGATTTTATCTGCGAAAATTCTGATGTATGGAAAGGAAAACGTGTTTTCATTATTGCAACAATGGGACTGTTTAGCGGCGATGGCGCGGGCGTATCTGCAAGATTGTTCGAGAGATACGGTGCACAGGTATGGGGTGGACTTCATTTGAAAATGCCGGATTGCATTTGTGATGTAAAAGCCTTAAAGCGTACTGCGGCTCAAAATAAGCAAATTGTTATACAAACAGAAGAACGCATAAAATCAGCGGTGTGCAATTTGAAAAATGGTACTCCAACTAAAGACGGTTTGGGATTTTTATGCCATATTGCAGGGCTTTTGGGACAGCGGCTTTGGTTTTACCGTAAAACACAAGAATATTCAGACAAAATACAGATAGATACAGACATTTGTATAAAGTGCGGGAAATGTGCATTGGTGTGTCCTATGAATAATTTGTCATTATCAGAAGATAAGATTATAGCAGACGGACGGTGTACGTTATGCTATCGGTGTGTAAATCAATGTAGCAAGAAAGCAATTACCATTTTGGGGAAACAAGTGATTTTTCAGCACACTGTTTCTGATTTTCATTAA